TGAGCATAACGCGCAAATTTTCCTTGTAATTCCGGCAAAATCTTCCCCCCTGCTTGAGTAAGAGTCCTTAACGCCGGCAAATTCATTCTGTAAAAATTTAATTTATCAAGAATTTCATACGTGTACGGCACACCGCTTAAAGACGTAGCATTTTCTCGTCTCATGAAATCCCAGAAATCTTTTTGCATTAGAGTCTTATCAGTTACGAGAATTGCAGCACCTGATAATAAATGCGAGTTTATTATTGACAGCCCATAAGTATAATTCATAGGGAGAGTCGTAATAGGACGTTCTGACTCGTTAAGATTTAAATATTTCTTGATAGAAAGCGCGTTAGATAAAATATTCCTGTATGACTGCCTGACAAATTTAGGCGACCCTGTAGAACCTGAAGTAGTAAGCAATAAAGCTAATTGATCATATAAATCAAATTCACGTTCATAATTAGTCTTGAGCAGCGAATAATCATAAATATTATAAATCTCTGTCATATTATGCATATCACGAAAATTTTTGCGCTGATCTTCAGGAATCCATAAATAAGCAGGCTTGTAAATTTCCATGAGTCTAATCAGAGAGTCAGAGTCAATATTGCTATTTAACAACAACGGGACAATATTATTATTTATAAACGCAACATAACCGAGAATGGAGCTGATTTTATTTTGACACAAGCAAAAAACTAGACACCTGCGGCCAAGTAAATTTGCGACTCTTTCGGACTCGATTTTAAGCTCATGATAGGACAAGTTATTATTATGCTCATCAATCAGGGCTGTATTATTCGCGAATGAGTCCAGATTCCATATTTTATAATGCATATCTCTATTTTTAAGCAATCTGCACGCCGTATTTCTTGAGAATCTCAATGCCCCGCTCAAATGAATTAAAATCTATTATATCAGCCGTATCAAAAATTGTGTCAAATGCATTTTCCAGCGACGATATAAGCATCATATGACCCACTGAATCCCACGCGGGGACGCTTTGATAAGTCAAGCCCGTTAACTGATCTTCGTTAATTTCCAATGTCTTAGCAAAAATTTTCTTGTACTTCTCTAAATTAGTCATGATTTATAATTTCCTCCATAAAAATAAAAATTTATATCATTGCTCCGCCGTTGACTCCTAGAATTTCTCCCGTCATATACCGCGCTAAATCCGACGCAAGAAACGCAATCACGTCCGCTATATCTTCAGGAGTTCCGAGTCTTCCCATTCTGATATTATTCAGGTAATTATTTATTTTTTCTTGGCCTATGCTTCTGA
The Synergistaceae bacterium genome window above contains:
- a CDS encoding acyl carrier protein, with the translated sequence MTNLEKYKKIFAKTLEINEDQLTGLTYQSVPAWDSVGHMMLISSLENAFDTIFDTADIIDFNSFERGIEILKKYGVQIA
- a CDS encoding AMP-binding protein produces the protein MLKNRDMHYKIWNLDSFANNTALIDEHNNNLSYHELKIESERVANLLGRRCLVFCLCQNKISSILGYVAFINNNIVPLLLNSNIDSDSLIRLMEIYKPAYLWIPEDQRKNFRDMHNMTEIYNIYDYSLLKTNYEREFDLYDQLALLLTTSGSTGSPKFVRQSYRNILSNALSIKKYLNLNESERPITTLPMNYTYGLSIINSHLLSGAAILVTDKTLMQKDFWDFMRRENATSLSGVPYTYEILDKLNFYRMNLPALRTLTQAGGKILPELQGKFARYAQENNKNFIIMYGQCEATARMSYLPSDKALTKNGSIGIAIPGGKFKLIDDNDQEITQILTPGELVYMGENVTLGYAESGEDLSKGDERGGVLKTGDIAEFDSDGYFYIVGRKKRFLKIYGNRVNLDEIDRLIHGKFNIESVSSGLDDKMYIFITDKNKNLAAQIKEFAENKTKLNPSAFKVVIIDEIPRNQSGKIMYNELRKYYDI